CTGGTGCTTTCCGGTGGCGTCGGCACCGCGGGTCCGATCGGGGACCTGCCGGCGCACCGCTTCGACAAGACCTTCGCGGTCAACGTCGACTCCGCGATGGCCATCATCCAAGCGGCGCTGCCGATGCTGCGCGCCGGTGCGGAAGCAGACCCGACGCACGGCTCTCGAGTGATCGCGCTGGCCTCGATCACCGGTGTCTATGCCGAGCCGAACCTGGCCGCCTACGGGGCCGCCAAAGCCGCCCTGATCTCGTTGATGGAGACCCTGAACGCAGAGGAGTCAGCCCGCGGGGTGATGGGCACTGCCATCGCTCCGGCGTTCGTCCAGACCGACATGTCGGCATGGACCACCGATACCGTTCCCGCGGACAGCATGATTCAGGTTTCCGACATCGTCGCGGTGGTCCGCATGCTGGTGGACCTCGGCCGGACCGCGTCGATCACCAAGATCGTCGTGGGCCGCAGCGGTACCAGCGGCTACCAGGCGTAAGAAGGGAGGACCAGTCGTGGACGTCGGACTCTTCCTGAACACCCAGTGGCACAAGCACGAGACGGCATCAGTTGCTGACATCACCGCTCAGGCGAACGCCGCGCGCGACGCCGGCTTCGATTCGGTCTGGCTGCCGCATCACTACCTGACCGAACCAATGCAGATGATGCAACCGTTCACCCTGCTCGGGTATCTGGTGCCCGAAACCGGGAACATGTTGCTCGGCATGGACATCCTGCTGCTGCCGATGCTCAGCCCCACGATGGTCGCCGAGGAGTGGGCGACCCTCGATGTTCTCAGCGGGGGGCGGGCCGTGCTGGGCGTCGGCATGGGGGCGCGTCCGGAAGAGTTCGAGGCCATGGGGGTTCCTCGCCGTGAGCGCGCACCGCGGATGGCCGAGAGCGTGGAGCTGATCCGGCGGTTGTGGACCGAGGACCGGGTGACGTTCAAGGGCAGGTTTTACAGTGTGACCGATGCCGGGATCGGCCTGCGCCCGGTGCAGCCGGGTGGGCCGCCGATCTTT
This region of Mycolicibacterium diernhoferi genomic DNA includes:
- a CDS encoding SDR family NAD(P)-dependent oxidoreductase codes for the protein MMRSALITGASRGIGRGIAMELAGQGFGLTVTARREQDLKDLAAALKDNGAPEVHYRTADLVDREASAAVVAEHQRCFGTLNALVLSGGVGTAGPIGDLPAHRFDKTFAVNVDSAMAIIQAALPMLRAGAEADPTHGSRVIALASITGVYAEPNLAAYGAAKAALISLMETLNAEESARGVMGTAIAPAFVQTDMSAWTTDTVPADSMIQVSDIVAVVRMLVDLGRTASITKIVVGRSGTSGYQA
- a CDS encoding LLM class flavin-dependent oxidoreductase, coding for MDVGLFLNTQWHKHETASVADITAQANAARDAGFDSVWLPHHYLTEPMQMMQPFTLLGYLVPETGNMLLGMDILLLPMLSPTMVAEEWATLDVLSGGRAVLGVGMGARPEEFEAMGVPRRERAPRMAESVELIRRLWTEDRVTFKGRFYSVTDAGIGLRPVQPGGPPIFIAAMADAAVDRAARIGDGWLIAPNDDLGKVQGHVQTYREALRRHNRPSTTPVRLTRECYIGTDRARAFEECRPALEAKYQAYVSWGSVKAFGGEKQLSFQDFARDRFLIGDEASVRDDIARYAETLGVDQFIMRTQWLGLPIDNAIGTIEALGRIFA